GTTAATACTATGGTAGTAAAGAAAATGACTCCGATGACAATATCAACCGTATTGTAATTTTGCTCGATAGGCGTGGTGCTTACATGTCCTTCGGCTTTAAGTGAAAACAATACTGCTAGGACCATGACGCTAATTCCTGCTGGAATAAACAAGATTAACAATTCTGAGATATGCACTTTACCGGCGAGGAAAATCATCAAGGTAGTCACATCACCTGTGATTAATGCCACCCCACCAGAGTTTACCGCAAAGATAATTAACACGGCCATACGGCGGCGCATTTGCTTATCTAAATTAAAGGTTGTTAGTAAACCTAATGACACCAGAGTGGCAGTGACGTTGTCACAAAAAGTCGACAGTACTAATGAGAATAACCCGACTTGCATCATCAACATTCGCACAGAGACTTGCTGCGGAAATATTTTTTGAACCAATACTTGGATCATGCCTTTAGCATTAAGATAGGCGACAAAAGTCATGGTCGACATTAAAAACAACCATAATGTAGCAATTTCTAATAAGTTTTCGTTGAGGTTTTCGCCCACGATTTTACTTTTTTCTGGGCTACCAGAAGCTATGAACAAGGTAATCCAAGCTATACAGCCAAGGAATAGGGTGGTTTTTGCTTTATTTATATGGGTAACTTCTTCGAACACGATACTGAGCAATGCAAGTACCGCAAGTGAGATAAGAAAAGTATGTAGCATGACTGCAATTCCAACTTTGTGTTGTAGGTAATCAACATCATTACCATGAATTTTTGCTAACCTAATTTGGCCCTAGCGTTAAGGTTTAATTAAGCTTTCCGTTTGGCGGGGCGATCACATCACACAACGAGGGATTTCGCAACTGAGATCACAGTTATTTTGTCAATAATCGACCAAAGTAGCGTAAAAAAGTAATATAGTGAAAAGAAATTGGAGTTTGTTAACACAAATGAAAAGAGGATAAATAACGTGGTTATTTATCCTCTTTATTGTTACCAAAAGACTGCTTAGCTTGAGCTGTCTGTTGATTTATTTCATTGCAGCAAAAATACGATCAACAGCGGCCAGAGTATATTCAATTTCAGCATCGCCGTGAGCCATTGACATGAAACCCGCTTCATAAGCACTTGGCGCTAAATAAATACCTTCATCTAACATGGCATGATAGAAATGACGGAAGTGTTCCATGTTGCATTTTGTGACTTGGGCAAACGAGGTCATTGGCGTGTTATCTTCAGTAAAGAAGAAACCAAACATACCACCCACATAAGTAATATTTAATGGAATACCGTGTTTGTCTGCAGCGGCTTTAAAACCTTCTGCAACACGTTTCGTTTTATCTGCAAGCGCTTCGTATAAACCAGGTTCACACAATGCATCCATTTGGGCTAAACCAGCAGACATCGCAATTGGGTTACCAGATAAGGTACCGGCTTGATAGACAGGGCCAGTTGGTGCAATAAACTGCATGATATCTTTACGGCCACCAAATGCGCCTACAGGCATGCCGCCGCCAATAACTTTGCCAAGTGTGGTTAAGTCAGGTGTTACGTTGTAGTGGCCTTGTGCGCCACTCATAGAGACGCGGAAACCTGTCATCACTTCATCAATGATTAATAGTGCACCAAACTCATCACACATGGCACGTAAGCCTTGCAAAAAGCCTTCGACAGGTGGAATACAGTTCATGTTGCCCGCAACGGGCTCAAGGATGATACAGGCGATACTGGTTGGATTTTGTTCGAAGATAGCGCGTACAGAATCAAGATCATTATAAGTTGCTGTTAACGTGTGCTTAGCAAAATCTTCTGGAATACCAGGTGAGCTTGGTTGCCCTAGGGTTAACGCGCCAGAACCTGCTTTAACTAATAAGCAGTCAGCATGGCCATGGTAGCAACCTTCAAATTTTAAGATATTGTCACGGTTAGTAAAACCACGTGCTAAACGAATCGCACTCATAGTGGCTTCAGTACCTGAACTGACCATTCTAACTTGTTCTATTGATGGCACCATTGATATGACTTTTTCAGCCATTTTAACTTCAAGTTCCGTTGGTGCACCAAACGACAAGCCATTTTCAACGGCATCTAACACTGCTTGGCGAATTTTAGGGTGGTTATGACCTAAAATCATCGGTCCCCATGAACCAACATAGTCGATATACTTTTTACCATCGGCATCAAAAATATAAGCACCATCAGCTTTTTCAATGAACAAAGGTGAACCACCTACACCATTAAAAGCTCGTACAGGCGAGTTAACGCCACCAGGGATGGTCTTTTTAGCCTGTTCAAATAAAACCTCGGAACGGGTCATGTCTAATCCTTAATATTGTGTGCCAATTATCTATCGGCTTTACGTGAATACCAGTTTACTGGGCACTCATACTTTTCGAGTTGGTCTTCAACCCCAAGTGTTAATGCAAAAAGTGCCATACGTATAAGTAAGCCGTTATCGGCTTGTCTAAAAATAGCCAAACTTGGGTGGCTGTTTAAATCATTGTCGAGTTCATTTGCTTGTGCGCGTGAATCACGAGGTAATGGATGCATAATCACGGTATTTGACTTGCAGTGTTGCGTATAAATATTGTGATTTAAGCGAAACTTACCTCGGTACTTATTGGCTTCTTCCTGTGATGGGAAGCGCTCTTCTTGAATGCGTGTCAGATATAAAATATCTGCATGATGCAAATTGCCTTCAAGTTGCTCGGTTATTGTGATCTTATGGCCAGCATTTTCAATGTCGGCGATCACATAGTCAGGCATTGATAGTTCACTTGGCGATATCAAGGTGAATTTAATATCTTTATGCATGCAAAGTAAGCGTGATAGCGAATGCACAGTACGACCATATTTTAAATCACCTACCATGGCGATATGCATACCGTCTATGCCCATACCCGAGTGGCTTAACTCTTTCTTGATGGTAAATAAATCGAGTAAGGCTTGAGTAGGGTGTTCATTCGGTCCGTCGCCACCGTTAATTACAGGTACGCGACTGCCTTCGGCAAATTCTTTAACTGAGTATGCGTCTGGATGACGCATGGCAATCACATCCGAATAAGTAGAGAGTACTCTAGCCGTATCGTAAAGTGATTCGCCTTTGGATAATGACGATGATGCCATTCCTGTGGTTTCTCGAACATGTCCGCCAAGTAAATTGAAGGCACAGCCAAAGCTGACACGAGTTCGGGTGCTGGGTTCAAAAAACAGATTGCCTAAAATGGCACCTTCTAATACTTTGGTGCGTTTTTCACGCAAAGCATAAGGTGTCATTTTATTCGCGACGTTGAAAATAGTGTTAATTGAATCCAGATCTAACTGGCTTACTGAAAGGATATGTGAACCTTCGAACTGCGTCATCAGCCTAATTTCCAAAGTTTAGGGGCAAAATATTCACCAGAACAGCATGCTATTTTACCGTATTATTATATAGGGTGTTATAGAGATTATGTCTAGGGTGGCTGAGGCAAAATTGTAGCAGAAAATAACCGCCAGATAAATATAATAACCGTGCTTAACACAGAGATTCACTTGCTGTTATCAAGAACATTGTCATGATTTTGGCCGTTAACTTAATCGTGTTTGAAAGACTCATTTTATTTGCTCGTGCCGCAGCGAATTAGCCTTAGAACCACTGAGATAACATCTGAAGCTGCAATTTGCTCAAGCACCTCATATGGAGCGACAAGTGAGGATTAAGCAGCACTTTGTCACACTATTGAGGATCAATGAGCTCAAAGAGGTTGGATTAAATTTGCCCTGAGCGAATTTCTTGCAATAAATTCGCCCAACTGATCACCCCAACAACTTTTTGCGTGTTATCACGATAGATATACACTTCGCCAGATCGTTTTGGTAGCAGTGCTTCATAAGCCTCATTTAAGGTGGCGCTGTCAGGTAATCCGGGCATGAGATGACGCGATAGGGTGGTTGAATCTTCAAAGGATTGCATTTCAAGTCGCAACATTTCAATTTCGCCTTCAGCATTTCTAACTAATACTGGGCGGCCAGCAGCGCGTTTAAGTACTTCAAGCAGTAGTTCGTCATCATCGTTAACAATCACGAAGCGTTTATCCATCAGTACTCTAACGCCTTTCTTTTGTAACCCTTGATTCAGTGGGGCAACCTTATAGCCTAAGCCCATAATATCCAGTTGTTTTAGTAGGATAGAATGAGTATTAAATCCCTGGTATGCCACTAAAAATGCTGGAATGGTGACAAACATCGCCGGTAAGATAATCGACGCATCGTTGGTTAATTCAAGCAGCGCAACTAATGCAGCTAGAGGGGCACTCAGACAAACCCCCATCATTGCTGTCATGCCAATGACAGTATATAAACCCACATAAGGTGCGATGGATGGAAACAGTAAACTGCTGACTAAGGCTAAGATAGCCCCAACTAATGCGCCAATACCATAGAGTGGGCCAATTAATCCGCCGGGTACACCAAAGCCAATAGCGGCGATGGTGGCCAAGATTTTTGCCAACAGCAGTGCAATTAAAAACAGTAAACTAGGATGCTCACTAATGGCTTCTTTAATCGCCAGATCACCAGAACCTAAAGCTTGTGGCAGCAACAGCGCCACAAACGAAGTAATCACACCCGCAATCAGCAGCCTATAAATTAACGGCCATTGCTGACCTGTCGCGGTTACTTTTAGCAGTGAATAGTTAAACAACGCAGCGACACAGCCTAAGGCAAGGCCGCCAATCAGCAAAATAGGATATTGATCCAGTGGAATATGAATGACATTAATC
The Shewanella vesiculosa DNA segment above includes these coding regions:
- the nhaD gene encoding sodium:proton antiporter NhaD; the encoded protein is MLHTFLISLAVLALLSIVFEEVTHINKAKTTLFLGCIAWITLFIASGSPEKSKIVGENLNENLLEIATLWLFLMSTMTFVAYLNAKGMIQVLVQKIFPQQVSVRMLMMQVGLFSLVLSTFCDNVTATLVSLGLLTTFNLDKQMRRRMAVLIIFAVNSGGVALITGDVTTLMIFLAGKVHISELLILFIPAGISVMVLAVLFSLKAEGHVSTTPIEQNYNTVDIVIGVIFFTTIVLTMVLNVLFGIPPVLTFLFGLSVMFLVGRTNKSKSEEVQVLEYIRQVEFDTLLFFLGILLLVGMLKEIGTLHLLTEVYGMYNPSISNFFTGVGSALLDNVPLTAALLKADPVLTTAQWLGLTYSVGVGGSLLIIGSASGIIAMSKVEELTFVSYLKYVPALLLCYCIGYGLTLFLANNIHG
- the hemL gene encoding glutamate-1-semialdehyde 2,1-aminomutase translates to MTRSEVLFEQAKKTIPGGVNSPVRAFNGVGGSPLFIEKADGAYIFDADGKKYIDYVGSWGPMILGHNHPKIRQAVLDAVENGLSFGAPTELEVKMAEKVISMVPSIEQVRMVSSGTEATMSAIRLARGFTNRDNILKFEGCYHGHADCLLVKAGSGALTLGQPSSPGIPEDFAKHTLTATYNDLDSVRAIFEQNPTSIACIILEPVAGNMNCIPPVEGFLQGLRAMCDEFGALLIIDEVMTGFRVSMSGAQGHYNVTPDLTTLGKVIGGGMPVGAFGGRKDIMQFIAPTGPVYQAGTLSGNPIAMSAGLAQMDALCEPGLYEALADKTKRVAEGFKAAADKHGIPLNITYVGGMFGFFFTEDNTPMTSFAQVTKCNMEHFRHFYHAMLDEGIYLAPSAYEAGFMSMAHGDAEIEYTLAAVDRIFAAMK
- a CDS encoding aspartate carbamoyltransferase, which produces MTQFEGSHILSVSQLDLDSINTIFNVANKMTPYALREKRTKVLEGAILGNLFFEPSTRTRVSFGCAFNLLGGHVRETTGMASSSLSKGESLYDTARVLSTYSDVIAMRHPDAYSVKEFAEGSRVPVINGGDGPNEHPTQALLDLFTIKKELSHSGMGIDGMHIAMVGDLKYGRTVHSLSRLLCMHKDIKFTLISPSELSMPDYVIADIENAGHKITITEQLEGNLHHADILYLTRIQEERFPSQEEANKYRGKFRLNHNIYTQHCKSNTVIMHPLPRDSRAQANELDNDLNSHPSLAIFRQADNGLLIRMALFALTLGVEDQLEKYECPVNWYSRKADR
- a CDS encoding chloride channel protein; this translates as MRFKINKAAIIHAKRTTRKYLRNEFRDKLSQAKISVQLCALALLFAIIASVVIILFRLSLVWADQYLHSDSLTLSSTLTNWRSYLPIIGALLIWLLSLLGSKRYRRMGIAYVLHRFKLHYGKVPLQSAAGQFFQALIALMANFSVGKEGPAIHLGAVSASVMAEKFSLPDNSVRIMCASGIAAGIAATFNAPLAAVLFVFEVIVREYKIHYFFPIMLSAICGAVSSQLVFGNIHEYELINVIHIPLDQYPILLIGGLALGCVAALFNYSLLKVTATGQQWPLIYRLLIAGVITSFVALLLPQALGSGDLAIKEAISEHPSLLFLIALLLAKILATIAAIGFGVPGGLIGPLYGIGALVGAILALVSSLLFPSIAPYVGLYTVIGMTAMMGVCLSAPLAALVALLELTNDASIILPAMFVTIPAFLVAYQGFNTHSILLKQLDIMGLGYKVAPLNQGLQKKGVRVLMDKRFVIVNDDDELLLEVLKRAAGRPVLVRNAEGEIEMLRLEMQSFEDSTTLSRHLMPGLPDSATLNEAYEALLPKRSGEVYIYRDNTQKVVGVISWANLLQEIRSGQI